In one Carettochelys insculpta isolate YL-2023 chromosome 6, ASM3395843v1, whole genome shotgun sequence genomic region, the following are encoded:
- the ZC2HC1C gene encoding zinc finger C2HC domain-containing protein 1C: protein MAQLQLAVCPPVDSMVATPHLPVIGQERYQSRLEHLKNNFQQQRLHEKEDKLKGLSICKSRSYSCSLSPGSSQQDSGQGCFYSTGPHHTLPSKWAVRQREGVDRSYPLKPVFHYKSGSIAVPSTGQLRNSPPMADSPNNRSSSKKRGRLPAVRIQPAVLPSLLVAEQAKWSASHPGRGELGYIQRLEAAGKSLEEEIRRKEAILREKLRRTEEELRRIQREKEQMEVEERKEREVLRMQEKKAAVLSGGHISKATARPGEGDCDREQSSEGAMPMPNTTHLPPVLGIERLKKGRLVASNSKIQEHTSLDSMDSCPKLVMKHSQGSPAVAPSEQDSGAKLLHSQSPSRGEQGELSQCGFCGRRFLHLRLEKHMNICSKSQGTKRKVFDSSMARARGTELEQYQHWKSKTTTQNEPPKKNNWRQKHESFIQTLRQAREIQLVVSKGGKLSDLPPLPPVENADYVFCPHCSRRFAPKVAERHIPKCKTIKNRPPPPRKR, encoded by the exons atggctcagctgcagctggctGTATGTCCACCTGTGGATTCTATGGTGGCAACTCCCCATCTTCCAGTGATAGGGCAGGAAAGATACCAGTCCCGGCTAGAACATCTGAAGAATAACTTCCAGCAGCAGCGTCTGCATGAGAAGGAGGATAAACTGAAGGGTCTCTCCATCTGCAAAAGCAGGAGTTATTCCTGCTCTCTGTctcctgggagcagccagcaagACTCTGGACAAGGGTGCTTCTACTCTACTGGACCTCATCATACTTTGCCTTCCAAGTGGGCAGTCAGGCAAAGAGAAGGAGTGGACCGGTCCTACCCCCTGAAACCAGTATTTCATTACAAATCTGGGAGCATTGCAGTGCCAAGCACAGGTCAGCTTAGGAATTCGCCACCCATGGCTGATTCTCCCAACAATAGATCTAGCTCAAAAAAGAGAGGGAGGTTGCCAGCAGTCAGGATTCAGCCAGCTGTACTGCCATCTCTTTTGGTAGCAGAACAGGCTAAATGGTCAGCCAGCCATCCAGGAAGGGGAGAGTTAGGTTACATCCaaaggctggaggcagctgggaaGAGCCTGGAGGAAGAGATCCGGAGGAAAGAGGCCATCCTTAGGGAGAAGCTGAGAAGAACAGAGGAGGAGCTCAGGAGGATCCAGAGAGAGAAGGAGCAGATGGAGGTGGaagagagaaaggagagagaagtTCTGAGGATGCAAGAGAAGAAGGCAGCAGTGCTTTCTGGAGGACACATTTCCAAGGCTACAGCTAGGCCCGGTGAAGGGGACTGTGATCGGGAGCAGTCTTCAGAGGGTGCCATGCCCATGCCAAACACCACCCATCTTCCCCCTGTTCTTGGCATAGAGAGACTCAAGAAGGGACGGCTGGTGGCTAGCAACAGCAAAATTCAAGAGCATACATCTTTGGACAGCATGGACTCCTGTCCAAAGTTGGTCATGAAACACAGCCAGGGGTCACCTGCTGTAGCCCCCTCAGAACAAGACTCTGGAGCAAAACTGTTGCATTCACAGTCTCCCAgtcgtggggagcagggggagctaTCACAGTGTGGCTTCTGTGGGCGTAGGTTTCTCCACCTCCGATTGGAGAAGCACATGAATATTTGCAGCAAGAGCCAAGGCACCAAGAGGAAAGTATTTGACTCTAGCATGGCCAGAGCCAGGGGCACTGAACTGGAACAGTATCAGCACTGGAAGAGCAAAACCACCACCCAG AATGAACCACCCAAGAAGAACAACTGGAGACAAAAGCATGAGTCTTTCATCCAGACCCTGCGCCAGGCCCGTGAGATACAGCTCGTGGTCTCCAAAGGAGGGAAGCTGTCAgacctgcccccacttccccctgTAGAAAACGCAGACTATGTCTTCTGTCCCCACTGCAGCCGGCGCTTTGCACCCAAAGTAGCTGAGAGACATATTCCCAAGTGCAAGACCATCAagaaccgccccccgcccccacgaaAACGTTAA
- the ACYP1 gene encoding acylphosphatase-1, whose protein sequence is MVLGPAERMRLVTALLRGGARLYGPAPLSPRPAAKLAAHHSRWVALPLALATNARRARVSMAEGDSLISVDYEVFGKVQGVFFRKYTQAEGKKLGVVGWVQNTEDGTVQGQIQGPTVKVREMQEWLRKTGSPKSRIDEAKFRNEKKIVALEYKHFSIVK, encoded by the exons ATGGTTCTAGGTCCGGCCGAACGAATGCGCTTGGTAACCGCTCTGCTCCGCGGCGGGGCTCGGCTCTATGGTCCGGCGCCGCTGTCTCCCCGCCCGGCGGCGAAGCTTGCAGCGCACCACAGCCGTTGGGTGGCTTTACCTCTCGCTCTGGCTACGAATGCCCGGCGG GCTCGCGTGAGCATGGCGGAGGGCGACAGCCTCATCTCTGTGGACTATGAGGTCTTTGGCAAAGTGCAAGGCGTGTTCTTCCGCAAGTACACCCAG GCTGAGGGTAAGAAGCTGGGGGTGGTTGGCTGGGTCCAAAACACAGAAGATGGCACTGTGCAAGGACAAATCCAAGGCCCCACTGTCAAGGTACGGGAGATGCAGGAATGGCTCAGGAAGACAGGAAGCCCGAAATCTCGCATCGATGAAGCAAAATTCCGCAATGAGAAGAAGATTGTTGCACTAGAATACAAGCACTTCAGCATTGTGAAATAA